A window from Plasmodium gaboni strain SY75 chromosome 9, whole genome shotgun sequence encodes these proteins:
- a CDS encoding hypothetical protein (conserved Plasmodium protein, unknown function), with protein sequence MKREAVHILVNDDIENDKNEKTKEDILLEYLRDNNIKSCNFLNSIWIYYYYNNIKTLTKKIKELQNEKNNKINLEKYLLTLSININEAITYFEEILIHVMKAYDQKKYDYVLYMIRVTSTRNKYANYLKKCEGKYIYRSLSNDTYEYDNYVNNIIDKFHAEEKRRRNNEKETSKVENTEEIINNIDIINKIQDKNKEKLTCNNNNNNSNNNNSNNNSNNNNNNNVEDEYLSLYKNLELCRICVSNIFKIFGDLFRYKYYFFEESRKVNEIKACINYYNSLNYYGYNGYLFNQICLLYVNYNPIKCMFFYFLSIISHRPSMNRDTIIMFMESILNERKRMSKLIEDSKRYKGGNICNKDINEKFSNLISIKRNDYNKSDYFDSNRYGSKYIYRINGHNNNNSNNNNNYYYYNNEKEYDSHHRYNREYTYYDNYYNYYYAIRKSKYGYHANKNGHKSNPSNFISSSFSEIKRDDEMSYNNRRSSTNSTSSNNNNKHNNVNAYMKNYDYSNRNEITEYSDVKDREENIYLCYKDCKNKIKKMFLKEKKNLKNEKEKNEDDVVKKSKEELLKKSNEELVKKSKEELVKKSKEELIKTDDNKKNYILFKNRNMNDDDTTEMKLNETIINFYISYFKIIKLLFSKIDMNKFEKKKNKFIYYTNKYLRIQYYNNKQDKLMLKNIIIIIFTLLSMIVYIIINHYEKKRNTIGFFFYGNINIRKYIYKNEQIYFTFVLIHEILLSCKYFYEHFYEHYLSVFIYTLYWLKNEHNLFNYPMDILNEEDDREKNSLINQYHEDYKKKKTVYLITPKVKENIKVNGNNSHDSKDNTLNSISKDNKNGNEKNHVQLTNNISMNNIYDDMNMLDKNKDIIKIIRELLCSLNIKKDVQVDNSYLHFKLKEDFYIHPFLSVLQFKKMDIVKNEEDTKYKQNKIKVNIKKNIHSNFEENKNNKSISSNEEYSFEDSNDDDDIVVLKNPLFEKPDDILPECIIDSKMMKLNKKLDSFNNLYDKCIEAISTNNSDITKEETDLSQMDIEHNKFKHLDSSICVDEKLEKESSLTSDKKEDCIETEEYIIATKNIDYDIELEKRIKISRYLSLVDDVVKKNKMDTNGDINGDANKDINEDVNEDVNKDINEDVNKDINEYTHVDTHADTNADTHDDIRYNILFESLYIKCVEIEEENMKLKNLKIEYEKNTNYHIHNNNNTNDYTYINEKEVFPSTNNFCDNKSFPFTKIKKIDDKMPMEEVENTYAALYENIIKKKNIENVNNVSDKGNDIIYDIKDSHKENPINNKDTKCIILNTSNVTTMNSIKNEEEREIEMCKKEYEKNNDYNKLIESNEGNKMKDDKIEDNDIKNIFNYKNKEGDSFKSSNHTCVIKSIMINKNNNIVDEKQSLHDNKNMCNHSVDNVENIKSVDTNDISTHTNIIEDNHVNELSVCKDDVLFYEVSDNHKYISVNKKNDNIENKNEFDMMKNTNIMNVSLNDDIQMLRKSFNIQSNIILNKGEDANTDLSLKCEHFLMNKKCIKHEEDNNKNDSNSNNNNNIIINNWSDATFGNDNSLFVYNNTYREQSNILNKNRDYKDSKKINHHEEKNNNHIISANDVLNRALYLKSAERHNLYLLLKKEKEKIILIDGKNIGTRYQNNYIKYFDVLRIKHALEYYKKKEYNVKIIIPKEYILLEKTKRYMNKSISYCNNNDKNGNNNNNNNNNNNSSSYCDVYKNMNSNVYNNVHNNVHNIIPNHIHNNNIYNNTYQNSNSYEYNNIYHNNNYNHMNSNKCPNDYGDICNYHHSSDGYPQAFEFDLKKEDLLYLQHLNILGYLIIEPMENYYHSCIEHIIKSNTCLVTNISISQLDSGFHHLHITSKTLSSYFISYTFLGDEFLPNPNFIWPPISKNKKKV encoded by the coding sequence atgaaaagaGAAGCTGTTCATATACTTGTCAACGATGATAtagaaaatgataaaaacgaaaaaacaaaagaaGATATCCTTTTAGAATATTTGAgagataataatataaaatcatgtaattttttgaatagtatatggatatattattattataataatataaaaacacttacaaaaaaaatcaaggagttacaaaatgaaaagaataataaaattaatttagAAAAGTATTTATTAACCTTAAgcataaatattaatgaagCGATTACATATTTTGAGGAGATTTTGATACATGTTATGAAAGCATATGATcagaaaaaatatgattaCGTTTTGTATATGATTAGAGTTACATCTACAAGAAACAAGTATGCTAATTATTTGAAGAAATGTGAGgggaaatatatatatagaagTCTAAGTAACGATACATAtgaatatgataattatgtgaataatattatagatAAATTTCATGCAGAAGAAAAGAGAAGAAGGAATAATGAAAAGGAAACAAGTAAAGTGGAAAATACtgaagaaataataaacaatatagatattataaacaaaatacaggacaaaaataaagaaaaacTTACATgcaacaataataataataatagtaataataataatagtaataataatagtaataataataataataataatgtggaggatgaatatttatctttataCAAAAATTTGGAATTGTGTAGAATATGTGTTAGTAAcatattcaaaatatttgGAGACTTATttagatataaatattatttttttgaagaAAGTAGGAAAGTGAATGAAATAAAAGCATGTATAAATTATTACAATTcattaaattattatggATATAACGGTTATTTATTTAACCAgatatgtttattatacGTCAATTATAATCCTATAAAATGTAtgttcttttattttttatctattATATCACATAGGCCTTCTATGAATAGGGATACGATTATTATGTTCATGGAAAGCATATTAAATGAAAGGAAGAGGATGAGTAAGTTAATAGAAGATTCAAAGAGATACAAAGGTGGAAATATATGTAACAAggatataaatgaaaaatttaGTAACCTGATTAGTATCAAGAGgaatgattataataagaGTGATTATTTTGATAGTAATCGTTATGGTAgcaaatatatatatcgTATTAATGgacataataataataatagtaataataataataattattattattataataatgaaaagGAATATGATAGTCATCATAGATATAATAGAGAATACActtattatgataattattataattattattatgcCATACGTAAATCAAAATATGGATATCACGCTAACAAGAATGGTCATAAAAGCAACCCAAGTAATTTCATTAGTTCGTCTTTTTCAGAGATCAAAAGGGATGATGAAATgtcatataataatagaCGAAGTAGTACTAATAGTACtagtagtaataataataataaacataataatgtgaatgcctatatgaaaaattatgatTACTCCAATAGAAATGAAATCACTGAATATTCTGATGTAAAAGATAgagaagaaaatatatatttgtgcTATAAGGattgtaaaaataaaataaaaaaaatgtttttaaaggaaaaaaaaaatcttaaaaatgaaaaggaAAAGAATGAAGATGATGTAGTAAAAAAGTCAAAGGAggaattattaaaaaaatcaaatGAGGAATTAGTAAAAAAATCAAAGGAGGAATTAGTAAAAAAATCAAAGGAGgaattaataaaaacagatgataataaaaagaattatatcctatttaaaaatagaaatatgAATGATGATGACACAACCGAAATGAAATTAAATGaaacaataataaatttttatattagTTATTTTAagattataaaattattattttccaAAATAGATATGAACAAGtttgaaaagaaaaaaaataaatttatatattatacaaataaatatttaagaattcaatattataataataaacaagATAAATTaatgttaaaaaatatcatcataataatttttacaCTTTTGAGTATGATagtttatattattataaatcattatgaaaagaaaagaaatacaattggtttctttttttatggaaatattaatataaggaaatatatatataaaaatgaacagatatattttacatttgtattaatacatgaaatattattatcatgtaaatatttttatgaacaTTTTTATGAACATTACTTATCagtttttatatatacattatattggttaaaaaatgaacacaatctttttaattatcctatggatatattaaatgaagaGGATGATagagaaaaaaattctCTCATTAATCAATATCATGaagattataaaaaaaaaaaaactgTTTATCTTATTACACCCAAGgtaaaagaaaatatcAAAGTGAACGGTAATAATTCACATGATTCTAAAGACAATACTTTAAATTCAATTTCTAAggataataaaaatggaaatgaaaaaaatcATGTACAActtacaaataatattagtatgaataatatatatgatgatatgaatatgctagataaaaataaagatattatcaaaattataagaGAACTGTTATGTAGcttaaatataaaaaaggatGTTCAAGTAGATAATTCATATTTGCACTTTAAATTGAAAGAagatttttatattcatccATTTTTAAGCGTGTTGCAATTTAAGAAAATGGACATtgtaaaaaatgaagaagatacaaaatataagcaaaataaaataaaggtaaatataaaaaagaacatCCATTCTAAttttgaagaaaataaaaacaataaatCTATCTCTTCAAATGAGGAATATTCTTTTGAAGATTcaaatgatgatgatgatattGTTGTTTTAAAAAACCCTTTATTTGAAAAACCAGATGATATCTTACCTGAATGTATAATAGACTCTAAAATGatgaaattaaataaaaaattagattcttttaataatttatatgataagTGTATCGAGGCTATAAGTACTAATAATTCAGATATAACAAAAGAAGAGACTGATTTGTCGCAAATGGACATTGAACATAACAAATTCAAACATTTAGATTCATCCATATGTGTTGATGAAAAGCTAGAGAAAGAGTCGTCTCTAACATCTGATAAGAAAGAGGATTGTATAGAGACAGAGGAGTATATTATAGctacaaaaaatattgattATGATATAGAACTTGAGAAGAGGATAAAAATTTCTCGATACCTCTCTTTAGTTGACGATgtagtaaaaaaaaacaaaatggACACCAATGGAGATATAAATGGAGATGcaaataaagatataaatgaagatGTAAATGAAGATgtaaataaagatataaatgaagatgtaaataaagatataaatgaatatacACATGTAGATACACATGCAGATACAAATGCAGATACACATGATGATATTCGTTATAACATCCTTTTTGAAAGtttatatatcaaatgCGTTGAAATTGAAGAGGAAAATATGAAACTGAAAAATTTAAAGATAGAATATGAGAAAAATACTAATTAtcatatacataataataataatacaaacgattacacatatataaacGAAAAAGAAGTATTTCCTAGTACTAATAATTTTTGCGATAATAAAAGTTTCCCTTTTACtaagataaaaaaaatagatgATAAGATGCCTATGGAAGAAGTCGAAAATACATATGCTGctttatatgaaaatattattaaaaaaaaaaatattgaaaatgTTAATAATGTATCAGATAAAGGgaatgatattatatatgatattaaaGATAGTCATAAGGAGAATCCTATAAATAATAAGGACACgaaatgtataatattGAATACATCAAATGTTACAACTATGAATAGTATAAAGAATGAAGAAGAGAGAGAAATAGAAATGTGTAAAAAGGAAtatgaaaagaataatgattataataaattaatagAAAGTAATGAAGGaaataaaatgaaagaTGATAAGATCGAAGATAATGATATcaagaatatatttaattataaaaataaagaaggAGATTCTTTTAAAAGCTCAAATCATACTTGTGTAATAAAAAGCATtatgataaataaaaataacaatattgTTGATGAGAAACAATCGTTacatgataataaaaatatgtgtAATCATTCTGTAGACAATgtagaaaatataaagtCTGTTGATACGAATGATATAAGCACACATACTAATATTATTGAAGATAATCATGTAAACGAGTTAAGTGTGTGTAAGGATGATGTTTTGTTTTATGAAGTTTCTGAtaatcataaatatataagtgtgaataaaaaaaatgataatattgaaaataaaaatgaatttgATATGATGAAAAACACGAACATTATGAACGTTTCTCTAAATGATGATATCCAAATGTTAAGGaaatcttttaatattcaatcgaatataatattaaataaaggAGAAGATGCAAATACTGATTTATCATTAAAGTGTGAACATTTTTTGATGAAcaaaaaatgtattaaaCATGAAGAAGACAACAACAAAAATGACagtaatagtaataataataataatattattattaataattgGAGTGATGCAACTTTTGGCAATgataattctttatttgtttataataatacatatagAGAACAGTCTAATATACTTAATAAAAACCGAGATTATAAAGATAgcaaaaaaataaatcatcatgaggaaaagaataataatcatattatatCTGCTAATGATGTTTTAAATCGAGCATTATATCTAAAGAGTGCAGAAAGACataatttatatcttttattaaaaaaagaaaaagaaaaaattatattaattgaCGGAAAAAATATTGGGACTAGGtatcaaaataattatataaaatattttgatgTCTTGAGAATAAAGCATGCTTtagaatattataaaaaaaaagaatataatgtaaaaattattattccaaaagaatatatattattagaGAAGACTAAAAgatatatgaataaaagTATATCATACTGCAACAACAACGACAAAAATGgcaacaacaataataataataataataataataatagtagtaGTTACTGCGATgtgtataaaaatatgaattctaatgtttataataatgttcataataatgttcataatattattcctaatcatatacataataataatatatataacaatacATATCAAAATAGTAATAgttatgaatataataatatctatcataataataattataatcatATGAATTCTAATAAATGTCCTAATGATTATGGTgatatatgtaattatCATCATTCAAGTGATGGATATCCTCAAGCTTTTGAGTTTGATTTAAAGAAAGAagatttattatatttacaacatttaaatattttagGTTATTTAATAATAGAACCAATggaaaattattatcattctTGTATTGAACATATTATCAAATCTAATACTTGTTTAGTAAcaaatatatctatatcTCAATTGGATAGTGGATTTCATCATTTACATATTACATCTAAAACGCTTTCGTCTTATTTTATATCCTATACATTCCTAGGAGATGAATTTTTACCTAACCCTAATTTTATTTGGCCTCCCAtaagtaaaaataaaaagaaagtataa
- a CDS encoding putative membrane protein (conserved Plasmodium membrane protein, unknown function) — translation MKKHHKKFPNEMNLFLINSIYTLTLLMFLEIFFFLLDGINTFEVITLKERLSQIIWCFFFCFHLALLKIAEVFWENTSGKPIISIHYLFILYIIILPLSSSLLFTSSLSWTKLIYFTYILSLVTSIHIRKLLLICNITLITGVLSFYHNLPNYNIIICFTLLLLVHIIICITIHVALYILAKHIFYIKRKPLRALDNIEPYFHELEKKAILIRNNLIYYQQNKISVDILGNYLFENEVKDGIKKIKTINKSKINLEDYYDDTSNANYDTPMDISDINYYSNNEFKVNVENDSEDIEMSSLKKMNIEKNKINDYYSKNVIKCNNEENIHVESNIEIDNINLCNENYTYNKNKKKKENVKKEETNILLKDNSSIYIDNNNNDDEINKHVTSYEKYFSAQNNDYISQNNSCSSQKYNNTLYSHSNFKRFNNKIVNKKLDALNNEDYGETYKKKIVQKHFSLLRSGPGKCNRKRNILLTEELKNKINYIYFDKNGKIKQSKIIPLYVLERHNLNDLSIYLKNDTCIKINSYYNFFAIFNNNSNLTTDGAIYNKGVINLSSIKSTLKTNNTSIYDIKSRSKNEDTKLDCFHLKRSVLRNCLIFKKKYFYKYNYNNSSSGSSIKYFMNNEKKISQDKTFDVRNSKFITATEKRRICTSKLYSMNENSPYDALILKCGNDKRVFYSIYSDHMENNESQSSSESVSDIKNKNEHFDMNINRRTSYIQHFHSNRQEHDDMIHRKISKFQINKSIKTQNTLFSEESNENMLFSNNAFYVDDGLDKSINTDNIQDSEIESNKYNTSSCSSFPTSDMKNERMNNKNIIGMYDNIDLPKKESFIKLNNNSCKKNKHSLDSISSMNDFLNGSYEGSLKNEKEKKEKPENYGIKLGTNDMSNEILCNREISSIQGSILPTFDHNKREQKRIKKENIQNKTFDSRDTYKRKKHERTEESIGNDHFSLCKKCRSKKQFDGIISKKKSTCKYISNLSLNKKKSKESHLSIYKKYFFEFYDCIPINYKKKPHNIEKQKFSYNIKKVFLCIKLFNIIWIKIKTWYKKIDKKEKYWKRYNDILYTSQWKNNIQDNELEYILKYKNFMKWYNYWVKTVLFNYYKSTWALNLLLYILNVLLIYLQMHMFYFLFEINKDQVKYSNILKIEENSKTKFPLNHFMDKNKYIPFTYIRISLQLIINIIFCLPSMVIKNIKRIKMLHIFSILNCLVNIFFGMIDIVYSLNDKIFNINDLYALLNHYNVFDVFLIGKLITSIFLIPFFTNFNESKTCALIYLSCICYISTFYYSFNPLTFSIKLMYITIFVILIAVTVSTSYYAKLIMKSRKMLFVKYVLPYFIYLTFLNTDPNIQMEIKEKKRKRSK, via the exons atgaaaaaacaTCATAAGAAATTTCCAAATGAaatgaatttatttttaataaattctATATACACTTTAACCTTGTTAATGTTTCTggaaatttttttttttttattagaTGGAATAAATACCTTTGAAGTTATAACTCTTAAGGAAAGACTTTCTCAAATAATTTggtgtttttttttttgtttccATTTAgcattattaaaaatagCAGAAGTATTTTGGGAAAATACATCTGGAAAACCAATTATATCcattcattatttatttattttatatataattattcttCCCTTATCATCTTCTCTATTGTTTACATCTTCATTATCATGGacaaaattaatttatttcaCTTACATTTTAAGTTTAGTTACATCAATTCATATAAGAAAATTGTTACttatttgtaatattaCACTAATTACAGGAGTTTTAAGTTTCTATCATAATTTACCAAATTACAATATAATCATTTGCTTTACTCTCCTTCTGcttgttcatattataatatgtattacAATACATGTGgcattatatattttagctaaacatatattttatataaagagAAAACCACTAAGGGCCCTTGACAACATAGAACCATATTTCCATGAACTAGAGAAAAAAGCTATCTTAATTAGAAACaatttgatatattatcaGCAGAACAAAATCAGTGTGGACATACTAG GCAATTATCTATTTGAAAATGAAGTAAAGGAtggaataaaaaaaatcaagACAATAAACaaaagtaaaataaatCTTGAAGATTATTATGATGACACTTCTAATGCTAACTACGATACTCCCATGGATATCAGTGATATTAACTATTATAGTAATAACGAATTTAAAGTAAATGTAGAAAATGATTCAGAAGATATAGAAATGAgttctttaaaaaaaatgaatatagaaaaaaataaaattaatgattattattcaaagaatgtaataaaatgtaataatgaagaaaacATACATGTGGAATCAAATATAGAaatagataatataaatttatgtAATGAAAActatacatataataaaaataaaaaaaaaaaggaaaacgttaaaaaggaagaaacaaatatattactaaaagataattcatctatttatattgataataataataatgatgatgaaataaataaacatgTTACTTCTTATgagaaatatttttctgcacaaaataatgattatatttCACAAAATAATAGTTGCTCTTctcaaaaatataataatacacTTTATAGTCATTCTAACTTTAAAAGGTTTAATAACAAAattgtaaataaaaaactCGATGctttaaataatgaagatTACGGAGAAAcatataagaaaaaaatagtTCAGAaacatttttctttattacGTAGTGGTCCAGGCAAATGTAATCgtaaaagaaatatattattaactgaagaattaaaaaataaaattaattacatatattttgataagAATGGGAAAATTAAACAATCTAAAATAATACCTTTATATGTTTTAGAAAGACATAATTTGAATGATCTctctatatatttaaaaaatgatacgtgtataaaaattaatagttattataatttctttgctatttttaataataattccAACTTAACTACAGATGGTGCAATTTATAACAAAGGAGTTATAAATTTGAGTTCTATAAAAAGCACActaaaaacaaataatactagtatatatgatataaaatcaagaagtaaaaatgaagatacTAAATTGGATTGTTTTCATCTGAAAAGATCTGTGTTAAGAAATTGccttatttttaaaaaaaaatatttttacaaatataattataataatagtagtaGTGGTAGTagtattaaatattttatgaacaatgaaaaaaaaatatcacAAGATAAAACGTTTGATGTTCGAAATTCTAAATTCATAACAGCAACagaaaaaagaagaatatGTACATCAAAGTTATATTCTATGAATGAAAATAGTCCTTATGATGCTTTAATTCTTAAATGTGGAAATGATAAAAGAGTATTTTATTCAATCTATTCAGATCATATGGAAAATAATGAAAGTCAAAGCTCAAGTGAATCCGTAAgtgatataaaaaataaaaatgaacattttgatatgaatataaataggAGAACTAGTTATATACAACATTTCCATTCAAATAGACAAGAACACGATGATATGATACATAGGAAAATATCTAAATTTCAAATAAACAAATCTATTAAAACACAAAATACATTATTTTCTGAAGAGTCTAATgaaaatatgttattttcaaataatgCCTTTTATGTAGATGACGGATTGGATAAATCAATAAACACAGATAATATCCAAGACAGTGAAATAGAATCTAATAAATACAATACATCATCTTGTTCATCATTTCCCACCTCCGATAtgaaaaatgaaagaatgaataataagaatatcATTGGTATGTATGATAATATAGATTTACCAAAAAAAGAATCATTTATAAAACTAAACAATAATTCATGTAAGAAGAACAAACATTCCTTAGATAGTATTTCAAGTATGAatgattttttaaatgGTTCATATGAAGGATCACtcaaaaatgaaaaagagaaaaaagaaaaaccAGAAAATTATGGAATAAAGCTCGGAACCAATGATATGTCTAATGAGATACTATGTAATAGAGAAATAAGTTCTATCCAAGGAAGCATCCTTCCCACCTTTGACCACAATAAGAGAGaacaaaaaagaataaaaaaagagaaCATACAAAATAAGACGTTTGATTCGAGGGATACATATAAAAGGAAGAAACATGAACGCACAGAAGAGTCGATAGGAAATGATCATTTCTCATTATGTAAGAAATGTAGGAGTAAAAAACAGTTTGATGGTATTATTAGTAAGAAGAAAAGTACgtgtaaatatatttctaaCTTATCattgaataaaaaaaagagtAAAGAATCTCAtttaagtatatataaaaaatatttttttgaattttaTGATTGTATTCCGATAAATTATAAGAAGAAACCTcataatatagaaaaacaaaaattttcgtataatataaaaaaagtttttttatgtataaagttatttaatattatatggataaaaataaaaacatggtataaaaaaattgacaagaaagaaaaatattgGAAACgatataatgatatattgTATACATCTCAATggaaaaataatatacaagATAATGAAttggaatatatattaaaatataagaatttTATGAAATGGTATAATTATTGGGTAAAAACAGTTTTATtcaattattataaaagcACATGGGCTTTAAATTTGTTGTTATACATATTGaatgtattattaatttatttacaaatgcatatgttttatttcttatttgaaataaataaggATCAAGTTAAATACTCAAACATATTGAAAATAGAAGAAAATTCAAAGACTAAGTTTCCATTAAATCATTTCATGGACAAGAATAAATACATTCCTTTTACTTACATAAGAATATCTTTACAATTAATTATtaacattatattttgtttacCATCAATggtaataaaaaatattaaaagaataaaaatgttacatatattttccaTCCTCAATTGTTTggtaaatatattttttggAATGATTGATATTGTTTATTCTTTAAATGATAAgatttttaatataaatgatttatatGCACTTTTAAATCATTACAACGTTTTTGACGTCTTTTTAATTGGAAAATTAATTACAAGTATTTTCTTAATACCTTTTTTTACTAATTTTAATGAGTCCAAAACATGTgcattaatatatttaagctgtatttgttatataagtacattttattattccTTTAATCCTTTAACGTTTAGTATTAAATTGATGTACATTACTATATTTGTAATTCTTATAGCCGTAACTGTATCAACTAGCTATTATGCcaa GTTAATAATGAAATCTAGGAAGATGTTATTTGTTAAATATGTTTTGccatattttatttatttaacGTTTCTAAATACCGACCCGAATATTCAAATGgaaataaaagaaaaaaaaagaaaaagaagcaaataa